The following DNA comes from Mycobacterium sp. MS1601.
CGCGCCCTACCGCTTCGTCAGCACCGTAGACCTGGCCATCTCCCCCGAGCAGTTGTTCGACGTTCTCTCCGACGCCGAATCCTGGCCGCAGTGGGCCGGCGTCATCACCAAGGTCCAGTGGACCAGCCCCAAGCCGTTCGGCGTGGGCACCACCCGCACTGTGCACATGCGCGGTTTCATCGTCGGCGACGAGGAATTCCTGGCCTGGGAACCGTTCACGCACATGGCCTTTCGGTTCAACACAGCTACCACCGGCAGCATCGCCGCATTCGCCGAGGACTACCGCGTGCGGGAGACGCCCACCGGCTGCCACCTGACCTGGGTCATGGCGATGAAGCCCAACGGCCTTGCCGCGGGCATCGGCATGTTCCTCGGCCGGCCGGTCATGGGGTGGCTGTTCCAGCGCTTCCTGCACAACCTGCGCCGCTACACCGACGCAATCAAGTCAGTGCAGGCCTGACCAAGCAACGCGGCGCTGCCGGTCCGGGTCGGCGACGGTGACGTCGCGGGCTGTCTGGATGACGCGGGTCTTCCTGGCACCGGCGTCGTAGCGCGGCCACTCGGGATCCCACACCTGATCCGGCGCCCAGCCGTGGGTGGCGAAGTTCAGCCACGTGCGTTGCATACGACGACCCACTGCGGGCTGGACCCGGCGACCCAGCGGGTGCAGTTTGCGGCCCAGATACGACCCGTAGCTGTGCTGGATGTGCACGATCTCGCTGCCGTGGG
Coding sequences within:
- a CDS encoding SRPBCC family protein, with protein sequence MPKRHDCDRVDLEFINTAPYRFVSTVDLAISPEQLFDVLSDAESWPQWAGVITKVQWTSPKPFGVGTTRTVHMRGFIVGDEEFLAWEPFTHMAFRFNTATTGSIAAFAEDYRVRETPTGCHLTWVMAMKPNGLAAGIGMFLGRPVMGWLFQRFLHNLRRYTDAIKSVQA